GGGTACAATTTTCAATGGATACTGATAAGGAAGGTGTAAAAGGAACCGTACTGAATAAGCAGAATTGATTGTTATTTCCGTCGATAACTTGAGGGGTAGACCCAGAAGCGGTAATATCTACTGAGCTTGCGATAAAGGGTAAATCAGTTTGAAGAATAATGGGAGAAAGGCCCGGGTTAATAGTTATCGTGTTTGATGAATCAAGTGAGTTATTAAGGTCTACGATAGCTTTCCGAAGGCTTCCCTCCACTTCATCATCTAGGTTATTTGTAACGGTAAATGAACCTGCCCAGGATAATGCTGAAAAGACAATCGTACTAGAAAAAATAAATAGACCCAAATTTTTCATTTTTTTCTCCTTTTATTTTACTATTAATAGATAAATAAATTATTTTTTATTTAAAATAAAAAAATATATATATAATAGAATTTTTGGGGATGAAGACAAAAATTACGCTATGGAAGGTGCTAAATAGGGTAAAGATGGAGAACGGAGCTGTTATTGCATATATAGTAGTGCCGATTCAAACGGCTAGCTTAATGGGGTTCCAGTCAACGACTTGAAACTTGTCGTTAATCCTACATTTCAAAACATCTGTTATTTTCGGTATCTCTTCTAAGAAGAATCCTCTAATTGCCTGAAAAAAAGTCACCGACGTTTCGTAATATCAATTGTATATAGTAGTGCTAATTCAAACGGCTAACTTAATGGGATTTAAGTCAACGACTTGAAGCTTGTCGTTAATCCTATATTTTTCTATGCGATTGAAATTGCACACAAAGAAGGGGTTGCTCCTTAAACGGAGTAGGATAAACTCTCCAATATAAACGAGATTTTTTCAAATCTCAAAACCGCTCATTAAAGAGCAAAAAAATGAGGAGCAACCCATAAAGCATTATATTGGATTAGATGTATCAATGAAAAGAACTTTTATCTGTGTATTAAATGAACAAGGTAAGATTGTCCATGAAGGTTCAGAAAAAACAGATCCTGATTTACTAGCAGATTATTTTTCCAAAAGAGATTTTCAAGAAATCGTTGTTGGCTTTGAAAGTGGATGTTTATCTCATTACCTAGTCACAGGATTTAGAAAAAGAGCTATAGATCCCCTATGTATGGATGCAAGGAAGCTGAGTACGATTCTTGCTTTGAAAATAAATAAGACAGACAAAAATGATGCACGAGGAATCGCAGAAGCCCTTCGATCAGGTATGTATACACGAGTACACTGTAAGCCCCAAGATTCAGTAGAAAAAAGCATTTTGTTAGTTTCCAGAAGAGCGCTAATTAAACAGCAAACGCAGAAATACTGTAAGGGGCTTGCTTAAAAGTTACGGAATACGATTGGGATCTGTGGGATCCAAAAGATTTTCGTCTGTGGTTGTAAAGCAGAATTAGATTGCGCATTGATAGAGTCGGAAGAAAGAGTTGTAACTTCTAAGCGCTTTACATCTAAGGCTCCATTGATTAATAAGTTTACGTCCTGTGTTCGTTAGCAATATAGCTTTAGATCCTTTTTCATACCATCCATAAGAGGGTTTGGAATTGTGTTGAGGATGAACCCCATCTAGATAAAGCAGTTGATCTGTTTGAGCGAGTTCTTTTTCTAGTTTTTGTAATTCTTGTGAAAAAAGCTTTTTTGCTTCCTCATTCACTTTTCCAGGAATCAGCTTAGGCTTTTTATAGGTGAAGTTTAAGCGGTGCAGTAAAGAAAACGTAGCTGATGGTGTATAACATATTCCAAAGTGGTCTTTGGCAAATAGGATTAACGACAAGTTTCAAGTCGTTGACTTAAATCCCATTAAGTTAGCCGTTTGAATTAGCACTACTATATACCCCATAGGATAAGAAGTAAACTTCTTCTTAAGGGGTTTTTCACCTTTTGTTTCAGGCAGACGACTTATCCCGTGTCTTTGTAAGCATCGATGAAGGGTAGATCTTGTAAGGTTAAGGAATAGTGGACTGTAGAGTATATAGTAGTTTCGATTCAATCACATAGAAAATCTTTTTTGTGCACTTCGAGGTTGAAAGGGCCATTTCAGGAAGAGACATTTTCCCCTTAGGGCCTCTTGAAAATTTGCCTTTAGTAATTAAATGTTGCTCCCGTTGCTTGTTAAAATCCTTCCAAAAATCCTCTATAGAGCAGTATAATTCGACAAGCTTTTCCATTTTTGGCCTCTTTTTGTTGTTGTTTTTTCGCAAATGAACTTGTACAACATTAAGAGGTCTTTTTGCACTGCTTTTTTGTCTTATCTTTCCTATTCTTAGTTAATTAAACTCAACACTGAGGTTTGTAAGATAGAGCAGCTTTTTCAAAAAAACCCAGTTATGCAATTCTTAATTTGAAATCAAATTCGAAACTCCACTAGAAGTGTTTAGGAGATTATCTACAAACATGCTATGCTCGAGTGCACAATAGATGTTTTTTCAAGTATTTATATGTTCTTTTTTGTGCACTTCGAGGTTGAAAGGGCCTTTAATATTAGTACAAAACCAAGGGAATAAATGTCTTCATTTTAACCTTCTTGAACTCAATAAAGTTTATTTAGGTATTCTTGCTTTAGTCAAGATGATTTTTTAATAAAATATTATTTACAGTTAATGATAATTAAAATAGTAAATTGATTATAGAGTAATTATAAAAATGACTTATTAAAAATGCGCTAATTTGTAAAAGCACAAAATAGACTACGGTTTTTTGTGCTTATCAAAAATATTCGAGTGGGATTTAAAGTCTTTTTACGTACAATTGCCAAAACCATGAAGAAATTGATCTATTTAGCCTTATGTATTTTTTCTCTGCCTTTTAGCGTCTACACTGCACAAAGCACCACCTTGAAAAACCGTTTTGAAAAAGGCTCTCCTGGTGACTTTATTGTAACCGCTCAAGAGGGCATCTATACCATTTTAATTCTGCGTCATAGGGAAAAGAACCAACTCATTCTAGAGGAAATTTCTATTCCTCAAGCGCAATTGGAAATAAAGAAAATACACTGGCAAAACTGGCTAGATGAAAAAGCACCAGGACATACTTCTTGGTCCCTTTTTGAAATCGATTTAAGCCAAGGAAAACTCATTGAATCCTACTCAATTAATAAGCAGAGTTGGTTATATATCGACTCTTCTGAATTTCTTTTATCTAAACTATTAGAACTGCCGTTGTATAAAGTGAGTAAAGAGGCACGAAAGAAAATTGGACCTCCTCCTGGATCAGGAGAACAGGATTTTAGATCGATCTGGAATCCCCCTTTGGTTTGCTCTGGAAAAGCGCTTAAGAAACCTAGTTTTGCAGTATATCAAGGACAATGGCCTCATGATCAATCGATCATTGAGGATTGCTTGATCGATTTTTACTTCTCCTCATTAGACCCTCTTTTTCCTTTTCCTTATTGGCTTGAAATACAAAGCACTCATTACACTCTAACTATCCGCGCAATCGATTCGGGAAAAGGATTAATTTCTCCTATCAAAGGAACAATCCCTCATCGGTTGCCAAACATTACCGTTGCTACGAAACGCAGTCCTGAAATGTGGACCATTTCTATTCAAGCCCCTGTATACTGCCATAATCTTAAGCTCTATGCTATAGAATCAGATTCCTTAAGTGAGGCAATTTTGATTCCTTTCCAATTAAGACTAGGCTCTGGTGAAGAAGTATTTATAGATATTTGTCCTGCTGCTTTACATAAAATATTAAAAAAAGGCTCTTATTACCGGTGGGTTTTAATTCCAGCATCAGACAGTCTTGTACAGATTCACTCATGGGAAAGCTTTCTTTGGGAATAAAACTTCTTTCCTGCTTGGTTGTTCGTAAATTAGACAACTTATCAACAAGCTTTCCACAATAAAATTAATTTACCTTTGCTATGTTTACTTATCTAAAAAAACCTTAGACAATAAGTATTTAAACTGTTTACAATTAGAAAGATAAAAAATTATCTCTTCTCTTTTTCCTACTCTTAATTTGCTCTTAATAGAATACTTATACAAGGGTTATCGATTTAAGTTGTGAACATTTTTCCCACAAAGAGAAGAGCTTAAAAAACGCAAATAATTTATATTTAATAAATATGAAAAGCCCTACTTTATTAGAAATTTCTTCCATCTATTTTCCTCATCGTTTTTATCGAATTACCTTCTCCCCTAGTCTCTCCAATCTTAAACTAGATGCTTCAAAAAAGACTTTTTTTCAAAAGATTCACAGCCAAATTCAAGAAAATCCTGAAAAATACCTATCTGCTTTAGAAGCATTTTATAAAGATCATCTCGATATTCCGGAGGTGGCTAATTTATTAGCTTTTGCTTACCTGAGATTAAAAAAAAGTAAACAAGCAGAAGAGCTGATTAAAATTACCTATGATCTGCATCCCTCTTATCTATGTGCTAAAATCAACTATGCTGATCAATGTTTGCGATATAAGAAAATCCAAGAAATCCCTGCTATTTTCCATCATAAACGTGATTTATTAGAACTTTACCCAGATCGCTTTTGCTTTCATTACTCAGAGTTTCGTGGGTTTATGGTTTGCATGGGGTTTTACCACCTTGCATGTAAGAATCGCGATTATGCTGATAAACATAGGTCTGTTGCAGAAGAGGTGGATCCCTTACACCCAGGGGTTATTGCTTTGAAAAACGCCCTAAAGAAAAGATTTTGGAATTTTTTTTATAGAAGATAAAAAGCTTGCTCTCTTTCTAAAAAACCCGTAAATTCTCTTTTTATAATGTTCTATCTATTTAAAGAATTTGAGTAACAATGTGGTTTTTTTATAAAAAAAAAATATACTCTCTCAGGCAATCTAAGCGTTATCTAATCCAAACGTATCATCTCTATAAAAAGAAAAAACACAAATTACCCTTGGATACCCGTAATGAGATAGAGGCTTCTTTAACCACTCTACAAAATGCGATCTTACAAAAAGATAGAACTTTAGCCGATCGACTAGCTAAAGAAGCTCAAGGTTTTAGCCTGACTTGCCTAAAAAAGGGGTCTTTTGACTACTTCCGAGATGTGGTAATTGGGGTATTTATCGCTTTAATCATTGCACTCTTAATCCGTCAAATGTGGTTTGAGCTCTATGAAATTCCCTCTGGATCGATGCGTCCTACTTTTAAAGAAAAAGATCGCTTAATTGTATCTAAAACAGATTTTGGAATCAATATTCCCTTAAAAACAAAACATTTGTATTTCAATCCCGATCTAATAAAACGTAATTCCATTGTGATTTTTACTGGAAAAAACATGGATATCTATGATGTAGATACTATGTATTTTTATCTATTCCCCGGGAAAAAACAATACATCAAGCGTCTCATTGGTAAACCAGGCGACACTCTATATTTTTATGGTGGACAGATTTATGGAATCGATAAAGACGGCAAGGATATTACCCAAGAGCTGCAATTAACCTCACTAAAGCAAATTGAGCATATCCCTTTTATTCATTTTCAGCGCAAAGTCGAGATTTCTCATAAAAACAACAATTCTCTTGTTTTCTATCAAATGAACGAACCTGTTGCAGAGTTTAATCTACAAAAAAACCAAGCTAAAATGCTTCCTATTTCTGGTTTTATTACAGATTACAGCGATTTATGGGGCTTTAAAAACTTTGGTATGGCAAGGCTGCTTAGCTTAGAAGAGCTAAAAGAGTTCAACGTAAAA
This is a stretch of genomic DNA from Candidatus Rhabdochlamydia oedothoracis. It encodes these proteins:
- a CDS encoding winged helix-turn-helix domain-containing protein, producing MSLILFAKDHFGICYTPSATFSLLHRLNFTYKKPKLIPGKVNEEAKKLFSQELQKLEKELAQTDQLLYLDGVHPQHNSKPSYGWYEKGSKAILLTNTGRKLINQWSLRCKALRSYNSFFRLYQCAI
- a CDS encoding IS110 family transposase; this translates as MGLDVSMKRTFICVLNEQGKIVHEGSEKTDPDLLADYFSKRDFQEIVVGFESGCLSHYLVTGFRKRAIDPLCMDARKLSTILALKINKTDKNDARGIAEALRSGMYTRVHCKPQDSVEKSILLVSRRALIKQQTQKYCKGLA